The Litoribrevibacter albus genome segment CTGGATCTATTCGATCGCATGAAAAATGGCGAATTCGAAGAAGGTAAGATGGTGCTTCGCGCCAAAATTGATATGGCGTCTCCTAACATGAATATGCGTGACCCTATCATCTACCGTATTCGCTTTGCAGAGCATCATCAGACTGGCGATAAGTGGTGTGTATATCCAATGTACGATTTTACGCATCCAATCTCTGATGCGTTGGAAGGCATTACTCACTCTCTGTGTACGTTAGAGTTTGAAGATCACCGTCCGCTGTATGACTGGTTGTTAGATAATATTTCGATTGAATGCCATCCGCAGCAAATTGAGTTTGCCCGTTTGCAATTGAACTACACAGTAACCAGTAAGCGTAAACTGAAGCAGCTTGTTGATGAAGGGCATGTGACAGCATGGAATGACCCTCGTATGCCAACCATCTCAGGTATGCGTCGTCGTGGTTATACACCAGCAGCGATTCGTAGATTCTGTGATTCGATTGGTGTCGCTAAGGCGAATAGCACGGTCGATGTGGCTATGCTGGAAGCGGCGATTCGAGATGATTTGAATGACAACGCGCCACGTGCGATGTGTGTTTTGAATCCATTAAAGATCACCATTCAAAACTATCCGGAAGGGCAAGTTGAGCAGTTGTCTGCGCCTTTGCATCCGCAGAAGGAAATGGGTGAGCGTACGTTGCCTTTCACTCGTGAAGTCTTTATCGATAAAGATGACTTCCGCGAAGAAGCAAACAAGAAATTCAAACGCTTGGTGTTGGGCAAAGAAGTGCGTTTACGTAATGCTTATGTAATTCGTGCCGATGAAGTGATTAAGGATGCCGATGGTGAAATTACCGAAATCATCTGTACTCATGATCCTGATACCTTGGGTAAAAACCCGGAAGACGGTCGTAAAGTAAAAGGTGTAATTCACTGGGTGTCCGCAACGGAATCACTGCCTGCTGAAGTTCGCTTGTATGATCGCTTGTTTTTGGATGAGAACCCTGATGGAAATAAAGAGAAAAGTTTCCTTGAGTTGATTAATCCAGAGGCCTTGACGGTTGTTAAAACAGCTAGGGTAGAGCCAAGTGTTGCCGAGGGTCAGCCAGAGCAAGGTTATCAGTTTGAGCGTGAAGGCTATTTCTGTATTGATAGTAAAGACAGTCAGCCTGATCAATTGGTATTGAATAAAACCATTGGGCTGCGTGACACCTGGGCTAAAATTGGCGACTGATGCTTTGTCTTACTTTCTCTCTCTGTGTCTCAGAAAGTGTTAATTGAGGCTTTAGAGCTCCCAAAAAAAACCGGCTATTCAGCCGGTTTTTTTATATCTGAAAAATGATTATTTGTCGTGAAGCTCAGCGCAGGCAAATAATGTATTTTCCATCAGTGTGGCAACCGTCATTGGGCCTACACCGCCAGGAACTGGGGTGATCCATGCTGCGCGTTTGGCTGCTTCTTCGTACTCAACATCGCCCACTAACTTACCATTGTCTAGGCGGTTGATACCTACATCCACTACAACTGCACCATCAGGAATCCATTCGCCTTTAACTAGACCTGGTTTGCCGGCTGCAGCAATTACGATGTCTGCTTGAGCAAGGTGGCTAGGAAGATCTTTAGTGAATCGGTGAGTTGTTGTTACTGTGCAGCCTTTGATGAGTAGTTCAAGACCCATTGGGCGACCAACAATATTTGATGCGCCAACAATCACGGCATGCTTACCATGAAAATCGATACCGGTAGATTCCAGAAGAGTTACTACACCTTTTGGTGTGCAAGGACGTAAAACCGGCAGGCGTTGTGCCAAACGGCCTAGGTTGTATGGGTGGAAGCCATCAACGTCTTTGTCCGGGCGGATTCGCTCCAGAATAGAATCTGAATTTAGATGTTGAGGTAGTGGTAGCTGAACCAGGATGCCGTCAATGGCTTCATCTGCATTTAGTTCATCGATAAGTTCTTCTAATGACTCTTGGCTAGTGTTTTCAGGAAGATCAAACGACTTGGAAAGAAAACCAACCTGCTGACATGATTTACGTTTGTGGGCTACATAAACCTGAGATGCTGGGTTACCGCCGACTAATACAACCGCTAAACCTGGAGCGCGCTTGCCTTGTTCAGCACGAGCCGCAACTTGCTTCGCGATAGTGTTCTTAATGTCTTCGGAGATTTTTTTACCATCAATGATTTGAGCTGTCATCGTTTTTGGTCCTGTCTAATGTGGACTGAGATCTTGGCTAGGCCAGTCCGTAGAAAATTTGCGCGCATTTTCTCACGACAGTTTAAGTATGTCATCTTTAAGTGTGGGAATAGGTAAGACATATTTGTTTTGTATGGTGACGGGGGAGGGTAAATACCTGATGTTTGATATCTGAATAAAAAGTTTCAAAAAAGAGTTGACCGACGAAAAAAGCTGATTATAATTTGCGTCCACTTGAGATGGTCGCCGCAAGGTTGTCGAACTAAATGCGCTCGTAGCTCAACCGGATAGAGCAACGGCCTTCTAAGCCGTAGGTTGCAGGTTCGAGTCCTGCCGGGCGTGCCATTTACGGTTGTAGATCTTCTTAAGTGCTTTTCAAAATGCGGAAGTGGTGAAATTGGTAGACACGCTGGATTTAGGTTCCAGTGCTTCACGGCGTGAGAGTTCGAGTCTCTCCTTCCGCACCATCTACTCTCTCTTTATTCATTGTTTTTCTCGTTCATCTGTTTGTCATTCTTATCCCCTTAAAATCTAAGATTTTTCTTGATTCTCGCTTCGTCAATCCTTAAAGTAGCGGTTTATTTTTTTGCCGTACTGATGCTATTCGGGCTGACTATTAAATAAGTGCCAGCATCAACCAAGGCGTCATTACGAATTTAGTTAA includes the following:
- the folD gene encoding bifunctional methylenetetrahydrofolate dehydrogenase/methenyltetrahydrofolate cyclohydrolase FolD; translation: MTAQIIDGKKISEDIKNTIAKQVAARAEQGKRAPGLAVVLVGGNPASQVYVAHKRKSCQQVGFLSKSFDLPENTSQESLEELIDELNADEAIDGILVQLPLPQHLNSDSILERIRPDKDVDGFHPYNLGRLAQRLPVLRPCTPKGVVTLLESTGIDFHGKHAVIVGASNIVGRPMGLELLIKGCTVTTTHRFTKDLPSHLAQADIVIAAAGKPGLVKGEWIPDGAVVVDVGINRLDNGKLVGDVEYEEAAKRAAWITPVPGGVGPMTVATLMENTLFACAELHDK
- a CDS encoding glutamine--tRNA ligase/YqeY domain fusion protein, which encodes MATSEAPSTPSNFIRQIIDKDLDSGKHSNIVTRFPPEPNGYLHVGHAKSICLNFGIAQSYQGVCNLRFDDTNPEKENPEYIESIRNDVEWLGFQWPGEPKFASNYFDQLHGYAIELIKAGKAYVCELTPDEARQYRGNLKEPGKDSPYRNRSVEENLDLFDRMKNGEFEEGKMVLRAKIDMASPNMNMRDPIIYRIRFAEHHQTGDKWCVYPMYDFTHPISDALEGITHSLCTLEFEDHRPLYDWLLDNISIECHPQQIEFARLQLNYTVTSKRKLKQLVDEGHVTAWNDPRMPTISGMRRRGYTPAAIRRFCDSIGVAKANSTVDVAMLEAAIRDDLNDNAPRAMCVLNPLKITIQNYPEGQVEQLSAPLHPQKEMGERTLPFTREVFIDKDDFREEANKKFKRLVLGKEVRLRNAYVIRADEVIKDADGEITEIICTHDPDTLGKNPEDGRKVKGVIHWVSATESLPAEVRLYDRLFLDENPDGNKEKSFLELINPEALTVVKTARVEPSVAEGQPEQGYQFEREGYFCIDSKDSQPDQLVLNKTIGLRDTWAKIGD